A stretch of Chitinophaga caeni DNA encodes these proteins:
- a CDS encoding RNA polymerase sigma factor, whose translation MMPGLIARLKSGDEQAFKELLQLLGPKVLNYCKKKVHNDQDAEELLHDIFLKLWHFREKIDTSADVQILLFTMARNHILNFIRKKSLEFTDLPAETVALIAEEPPIIQRIDLAALQVQYQQIMQRLGEKQRKVFKLSREDGFSHKEIAEMMGISTRTVEAHIHSSLKVMRSEFKDAYILLVLFLLR comes from the coding sequence ATGATGCCAGGCTTAATAGCTCGACTGAAAAGCGGGGACGAACAAGCATTCAAGGAATTGTTACAACTCCTTGGTCCCAAGGTATTGAACTATTGCAAGAAAAAGGTGCACAACGATCAAGATGCAGAAGAGTTGTTGCACGACATTTTCCTAAAGCTGTGGCATTTTAGGGAGAAGATCGATACATCTGCCGATGTACAGATATTGCTATTTACGATGGCAAGAAACCATATATTGAATTTTATCCGCAAAAAGAGCTTGGAATTTACCGATCTGCCGGCCGAAACGGTAGCACTCATTGCAGAAGAACCTCCGATTATACAAAGAATTGATCTCGCCGCCCTGCAAGTACAATATCAACAAATCATGCAACGCCTCGGTGAAAAGCAGCGAAAAGTATTCAAACTTAGCCGCGAAGATGGGTTTTCCCATAAAGAAATAGCCGAAATGATGGGTATCTCTACCCGCACGGTCGAAGCGCATATTCACAGCAGCTTAAAAGTGATGCGTTCGGAGTTTAAGGATGCTTACATTTTGTTAGTGCTGTTTTTGTTGAGGTAG
- a CDS encoding pentapeptide repeat-containing protein: MVIKLIGNKIAEARKKMGMSQAQLAEQISISPQAVGKWERGESIPDMVTCCRLAEIFGVDLNYFTDYIDMPASSLGSVQENAPLPGTHIESIPVAPANRQNHFSGSNLPQSDFAGVIAHKSTFNGSALRGSDFSEADLTGSIFKVSDAREANFYKTNLTGCTFSILNLAAASFNESVLLRTEFSKCDMTGVKFSNLELQEVKFNVQELKGTEFHNCVFNAVRFKHCDLRGQCFDGQQFIDVSFDKTDLTDVTFRDATLKNITFIAPFALTNKYYKSIKTICFDGAKMDKLTYAKLKGWGADLANVTLITR; encoded by the coding sequence ATGGTAATAAAATTAATTGGCAATAAAATTGCCGAAGCCCGGAAAAAAATGGGAATGTCACAAGCCCAGTTAGCAGAGCAAATTTCTATCAGTCCGCAAGCTGTTGGTAAATGGGAAAGGGGGGAGTCTATCCCCGATATGGTTACCTGTTGCAGGCTAGCGGAAATTTTTGGCGTAGATTTGAATTACTTCACGGATTATATAGACATGCCCGCCTCCAGTTTAGGTTCAGTGCAGGAAAACGCACCTTTGCCTGGCACACATATTGAATCCATCCCTGTAGCTCCGGCCAACCGGCAAAACCATTTTAGCGGCAGTAACTTGCCCCAAAGTGACTTTGCAGGAGTGATCGCCCATAAATCAACTTTTAATGGTAGCGCTTTGCGTGGCTCAGATTTTTCGGAGGCCGATCTTACGGGAAGTATCTTTAAAGTTAGTGATGCCAGGGAAGCTAATTTTTACAAAACGAATTTAACGGGCTGCACCTTTTCCATACTCAATCTTGCCGCGGCAAGTTTTAATGAGTCTGTTCTCTTGCGAACCGAATTTAGTAAATGTGATATGACAGGGGTGAAATTCTCCAACTTGGAATTACAGGAAGTTAAATTCAATGTTCAAGAATTGAAAGGAACTGAATTTCACAATTGTGTCTTCAATGCAGTACGGTTTAAGCATTGTGATTTGAGGGGACAATGTTTTGATGGGCAGCAGTTTATTGATGTTAGTTTCGATAAGACAGATTTAACCGATGTTACATTTAGGGATGCCACACTCAAAAATATTACTTTCATTGCCCCCTTTGCCCTGACGAATAAATACTACAAGAGCATTAAAACCATCTGTTTCGATGGTGCAAAGATGGATAAACTTACCTACGCGAAATTGAAAGGATGGGGCGCGGATTTGGCAAATGTTACATTAATTACCCGGTAA
- a CDS encoding FecR family protein — translation MDSTSFEQLYKKIQEKQASPEEIKAFFEAVAQLRNEAELEAILPHDEWQELQGDESLQPQLEKHILQSIHTGRRKQPKSIKRRLQPLMKYAAIILLAISGFWIYRYASQPEQAFVTAFSGTGEIKKIVLPDSSIATLNAESSLKYPETFADSRDVYLKGEAFFEVNTNADHPFIVHSDKIQTQVLGTSFNVKSYDEEDPTVTVLSGKVKVADNQNTAKSAVLTQGDRLVYALNDGRLNVSNDSLNLAADSWRKGMINMDNLSLAQVAAILERWYDVKIELASPGIAAKVFAGTGGRIRMLL, via the coding sequence ATGGATTCCACTAGTTTTGAACAACTGTACAAGAAGATTCAAGAGAAGCAAGCATCTCCGGAAGAAATAAAGGCTTTCTTCGAAGCCGTTGCGCAATTGCGTAATGAGGCTGAGTTGGAAGCAATATTGCCGCATGATGAATGGCAAGAATTACAGGGAGATGAATCATTGCAACCCCAGCTTGAAAAACATATTTTACAAAGTATACATACCGGGCGCCGAAAGCAACCGAAGAGTATCAAGAGGAGGTTGCAACCGCTCATGAAATATGCCGCCATTATATTATTGGCAATTTCCGGTTTCTGGATTTACCGCTATGCAAGCCAACCGGAACAAGCTTTTGTAACGGCTTTCTCCGGCACGGGTGAAATCAAGAAAATCGTATTGCCGGATAGCTCGATCGCTACCCTCAATGCCGAATCATCATTAAAATACCCTGAAACATTCGCTGATAGCAGGGATGTTTATCTCAAAGGGGAAGCCTTTTTCGAGGTCAATACCAATGCAGATCACCCATTTATCGTTCATTCAGATAAAATTCAAACGCAGGTTTTGGGTACCAGTTTCAACGTTAAATCTTACGATGAAGAAGATCCTACCGTAACCGTTCTTTCAGGTAAGGTAAAGGTCGCTGATAATCAAAATACGGCTAAATCGGCTGTTCTTACACAGGGAGATCGGCTCGTTTACGCGCTTAACGATGGCCGACTCAACGTCAGCAACGACAGTCTTAACCTGGCTGCTGATAGTTGGAGAAAGGGCATGATCAATATGGACAACCTCAGCCTCGCGCAGGTAGCCGCTATATTGGAACGTTGGTATGATGTCAAGATAGAATTGGCATCACCGGGAATTGCCGCCAAGGTATTTGCCGGAACGGGGGGACGCATTCGAATGCTTCTTTAA
- a CDS encoding TonB-dependent receptor, with protein sequence MNLSLPKFQRSKRGKIASLLCFLLFIGSGMVRSINAMAQDTKEQIISIHLKDAKVVEAFRHIEKNSSFKFLYDKSLESFPKRVTIQQNKITVAAVLQEIDRQTGLQFNESNNTIAVSYKSQNNLGATSAQAAARHEVTGVVKDSTGLLLVGVTVAVKNGKTGTGTDVNGRFVLNVQDDDVLVFSLIGYRTMEVPVNKRKHIEVIMQLATSALEEVVVVGFGQQKKISLVGAQATIAPKELKLPTSNLTNSLGGRVAGLVSVQRTGELGYNDANIYIRGISTFSSGLSAPLTLVDGVPRDIANIDPEDIESFSVLKDASATAVYGVRGANGVILITTKSGKAGKANYNVRYSEGITAFTKLPEFTDGATYMEMSNEALTTRGNAPVYSDDAIQQTRDGSDPYLYPSVDWFDEIFNKTGHVRNANANINGGSENAIYYVGLGYYDELGLYKTDDLSKYNSSIYLKRYNVTSNLTLKPSKTTTIKLGLQGYLSNVNLPTTGVGDLFDDAYFMSPIQIPTKYPDGKVADIRSGGLSNPWASLTQKGYANQWRSQIYSNLRLTQELPFITKGLSVTGMFSFDAYNYTSNRYTKSPDTYLATGRDDEGNLVYEQTAIGTEYLEYTKSNQGERTFYTEAALNYAREFGAHNVTGMLLYNQSDLINTYASNLESSLPYRFQGLAGRFTYGYQNRYFVEANFGYNGSENFAPDNRFGFFPSGGLGWVMSEESFFKPLKKYIQQFKVRFSHGIVGNSNISGRRFAYLSTVSSSTGGYTFGKDLGTSYPNKGHGKEIGEYGVDVQWETSRKTNLGFDITLLGESLTIQADLFKEHRSGIFLRRTSLPAYVGMINQPFGNVGIIDNKGIDLSMNYNKRFGDWNISLLGNFTYNRNEVVENDDPAWKYPWLERKGQKVGQRYGYVAMGLFESDDEVKNAPRQTGDVRAGDIRYKDINGDGVINSYDEVPIGYGNIPEIVYGFGFTVGYKSFALSTLFQGAANVDFILSGEGTMPFQQGLGRGNLFNNINDRWTEANPRQDVFYPRLASGSVNDNFATSTWWLKNANYLRLKTLQVSYNLPKHWMQQMKLKSANIFLQGINVLTFSPFKLWDVELGDGRGAAYPSTASYSAGIAINF encoded by the coding sequence ATGAACCTATCATTACCTAAATTTCAACGAAGTAAGCGGGGCAAAATAGCTAGCCTGCTCTGCTTTCTCCTATTTATCGGCAGTGGCATGGTGAGATCCATCAATGCCATGGCACAAGATACCAAGGAGCAGATCATCAGCATCCATCTCAAGGATGCCAAAGTTGTGGAAGCTTTCCGTCATATCGAGAAAAATTCTTCCTTTAAGTTTTTATATGATAAGTCTTTGGAGTCCTTCCCCAAAAGGGTCACCATCCAGCAGAATAAAATTACTGTTGCCGCCGTATTACAGGAGATCGACCGCCAAACTGGTCTCCAGTTTAATGAATCAAATAACACGATCGCGGTTTCTTATAAATCTCAAAATAATTTAGGCGCTACTAGTGCACAAGCAGCTGCTAGGCATGAAGTGACAGGCGTGGTAAAAGATTCCACGGGCTTGTTGCTCGTTGGTGTAACCGTAGCCGTGAAAAATGGTAAAACGGGAACAGGTACCGATGTAAACGGCCGCTTCGTGCTGAATGTGCAGGATGATGATGTGCTGGTGTTCTCCCTGATAGGTTACCGCACGATGGAAGTACCTGTGAATAAAAGGAAACATATCGAGGTGATCATGCAACTGGCCACTTCTGCATTGGAAGAAGTGGTAGTGGTTGGTTTCGGTCAACAGAAGAAAATCAGCTTGGTGGGTGCGCAGGCTACCATCGCACCGAAAGAACTGAAATTGCCTACCTCTAACTTAACGAATTCTCTCGGTGGCCGCGTTGCTGGTTTAGTTTCCGTACAGAGAACAGGCGAATTGGGTTATAATGATGCTAATATATACATCCGCGGTATCTCCACGTTCAGTAGTGGACTGAGCGCCCCGCTTACCTTGGTAGATGGGGTTCCGCGTGATATCGCCAATATCGATCCCGAAGATATCGAGAGCTTTAGCGTGTTGAAAGATGCTTCTGCTACCGCGGTATACGGTGTACGTGGTGCAAATGGCGTAATCCTGATTACTACGAAAAGCGGTAAGGCAGGTAAGGCAAACTACAATGTTCGTTATTCCGAAGGCATTACGGCCTTTACCAAGCTGCCGGAATTTACCGATGGCGCCACTTATATGGAAATGTCGAACGAGGCGTTAACTACCCGTGGAAATGCACCTGTATATTCTGACGATGCAATTCAGCAAACCAGGGATGGTAGCGATCCTTATCTATATCCTAGCGTTGATTGGTTTGACGAGATATTTAATAAAACGGGTCATGTTCGCAATGCGAATGCCAATATCAACGGTGGTTCTGAGAACGCCATCTATTACGTTGGTTTAGGGTATTACGATGAACTAGGTTTATATAAAACGGATGATTTATCGAAATACAATTCATCGATCTACCTCAAAAGATATAATGTTACCTCTAACTTAACTTTGAAGCCTTCTAAAACTACAACGATAAAATTAGGTTTACAAGGTTATCTATCAAATGTAAACCTTCCTACAACGGGCGTGGGAGATTTGTTCGACGATGCTTATTTCATGTCGCCAATCCAGATTCCCACCAAATACCCCGATGGTAAAGTGGCAGATATCCGCAGTGGCGGATTAAGTAACCCTTGGGCCAGCCTTACGCAAAAAGGCTATGCGAACCAATGGCGCAGCCAAATATATTCCAACTTGAGGCTGACGCAAGAGTTGCCTTTCATTACCAAGGGCTTGTCCGTAACGGGTATGTTCTCTTTCGATGCTTACAACTACACGAGTAACCGTTATACCAAGTCTCCCGATACATACCTGGCAACAGGTAGGGACGATGAAGGGAACCTGGTTTACGAACAAACGGCCATCGGTACCGAATACCTGGAATACACGAAATCCAACCAAGGTGAAAGGACATTCTACACCGAAGCAGCCTTAAATTATGCCCGCGAATTTGGTGCGCATAATGTAACCGGTATGTTGTTGTATAACCAAAGCGATTTGATCAACACTTATGCCAGCAACTTGGAATCTTCTCTGCCTTACCGTTTCCAGGGTTTGGCAGGCAGGTTTACTTACGGCTATCAAAATCGTTATTTCGTAGAGGCCAACTTCGGCTATAATGGTTCTGAAAACTTTGCACCCGATAACCGCTTCGGTTTCTTCCCTTCAGGTGGCTTAGGTTGGGTGATGTCTGAAGAAAGTTTCTTCAAGCCTTTGAAAAAGTATATCCAGCAGTTTAAAGTACGTTTCTCCCATGGTATCGTGGGTAATAGTAATATTTCCGGTCGCCGCTTTGCATACTTATCCACGGTGAGTTCTTCTACCGGAGGCTATACCTTCGGTAAAGATCTCGGCACCAGCTATCCTAACAAGGGGCATGGTAAAGAAATCGGTGAATACGGGGTGGATGTACAATGGGAAACTTCCCGCAAAACGAACCTCGGTTTCGATATCACTTTACTCGGTGAAAGTTTGACCATCCAAGCGGATCTGTTTAAAGAACACCGCAGCGGTATTTTCTTACGCCGTACTTCTTTACCTGCTTACGTGGGTATGATTAACCAACCTTTCGGTAACGTAGGTATCATCGATAATAAAGGTATTGACCTGTCTATGAACTATAACAAGCGTTTCGGTGATTGGAATATCAGCCTATTGGGCAACTTTACATACAACCGCAACGAGGTAGTAGAAAATGATGACCCCGCCTGGAAATATCCTTGGCTGGAACGTAAAGGACAAAAAGTGGGACAACGCTACGGTTATGTAGCTATGGGCTTATTCGAGTCTGATGATGAGGTGAAAAATGCGCCGAGGCAAACAGGGGATGTTCGTGCAGGGGATATCCGTTACAAGGACATCAACGGCGATGGCGTTATCAACTCTTATGATGAGGTGCCAATCGGTTATGGAAATATCCCTGAAATCGTTTACGGTTTCGGCTTCACGGTGGGGTATAAATCTTTCGCTTTATCCACGCTCTTCCAAGGTGCCGCCAATGTTGATTTCATCCTGAGCGGTGAAGGTACGATGCCTTTCCAACAAGGTCTGGGCCGCGGTAATTTGTTCAATAACATCAATGATCGTTGGACGGAAGCGAATCCTCGTCAAGATGTATTCTATCCGAGGTTGGCTTCAGGTTCTGTAAACGACAACTTCGCGACCAGCACTTGGTGGTTGAAAAATGCGAACTATCTCCGCTTGAAAACACTTCAAGTAAGCTACAACTTACCCAAACATTGGATGCAGCAAATGAAGCTGAAATCGGCCAACATCTTCCTACAAGGAATCAATGTACTCACCTTCTCACCATTCAAACTTTGGGATGTGGAACTGGGTGACGGTCGCGGCGCTGCTTATCCAAGCACGGCTTCATACAGTGCGGGTATTGCTATCAATTTTTAA
- a CDS encoding RagB/SusD family nutrient uptake outer membrane protein: protein MKKKSLVYLFALAATLGSSCKKDFLNQVPDDRITIDQVFQRREYSEDYLTNIYNYVPNDAYRNKTPWDGCSDDADVTYDRPDQGYDTYPMNLGNWNAASNYFNYWKTFYQGIRSATYFMNRIGENQEILALPNGEALIRQYSAEARFLRAFFYYNLIRQYGPVILLEDTPISGDLAPTDEELQKPRNSFDECVDYIVTELDEAAKDLPKHFTSQNELDYGRATQAVCMALKSRVLLLAASPLYNGNSEYAGFVNLDGKQLINQQVSIDKWKSAATAAKYVIDNFNFSLYKKNNEGGNFDPYLSCRDVFLDPWNSEIIFSRNANNLSAWERSISPRLCNGYSAIGVTQSLVDEFEMANGKGIHEAGSGYSESGFTTTETEYTLANTHNMYVGREPRFYVNVSYNGSPWINTSEGVKVIQTYFSGNSGKKGTWDFSRTGYIARKNLHPNSNPRLSQYVARPYVIMRYAEILLNYVEALNESDPGNPDIKFYLDMIRERAGLPGVAAGLSQTEMRNKIHHERRVELCLENMRYFDTRRWKIAEQTDGGPFYGMNVDAGTRVTDLAFYQRTVFERRVFLKAYYFFPIPQSELDRDRNLVQNPGW, encoded by the coding sequence ATGAAGAAGAAATCACTCGTTTACCTGTTTGCCTTGGCCGCTACTTTAGGTAGCTCCTGTAAGAAAGATTTCTTAAACCAGGTGCCGGATGACAGGATCACCATAGACCAGGTTTTCCAGAGAAGGGAATATTCCGAGGATTACCTTACGAACATTTACAACTATGTTCCCAATGATGCTTACCGTAATAAAACTCCTTGGGACGGCTGTTCCGATGATGCCGATGTTACATACGATCGGCCGGATCAAGGTTATGATACGTACCCGATGAACCTCGGTAATTGGAATGCTGCTTCTAATTATTTCAATTACTGGAAAACTTTCTACCAAGGCATCCGTTCTGCTACTTATTTTATGAACCGTATCGGTGAAAACCAGGAAATATTGGCATTGCCCAACGGTGAGGCGTTAATAAGGCAATATAGCGCTGAAGCACGTTTCCTAAGGGCTTTCTTCTATTATAACTTAATCCGCCAATACGGACCGGTTATCTTATTGGAAGACACACCGATCTCCGGCGATTTAGCGCCTACCGATGAAGAATTGCAAAAGCCCAGGAATAGTTTCGATGAATGTGTGGATTATATTGTAACCGAACTGGATGAAGCTGCGAAAGATCTACCGAAACACTTTACGTCGCAGAATGAGTTGGATTATGGTCGCGCTACCCAAGCGGTATGTATGGCTTTAAAGAGCCGCGTTTTATTGTTGGCGGCAAGTCCTTTATATAACGGTAATTCTGAGTATGCAGGTTTTGTGAACTTGGATGGCAAACAATTAATTAATCAACAAGTTAGCATCGATAAATGGAAAAGCGCTGCAACTGCCGCCAAATACGTAATCGACAATTTCAATTTTTCTTTATATAAGAAGAATAATGAAGGGGGGAATTTTGATCCGTACCTGTCTTGCCGCGATGTGTTCCTCGATCCTTGGAACAGCGAAATCATCTTTAGCAGGAACGCCAATAACTTAAGCGCTTGGGAACGCTCCATTTCACCACGCTTGTGCAATGGTTATTCTGCCATCGGTGTCACACAATCCCTGGTAGATGAATTCGAAATGGCTAATGGTAAAGGTATCCATGAAGCGGGTTCCGGGTACTCGGAATCAGGGTTTACCACCACTGAAACTGAATACACATTGGCGAATACCCATAATATGTACGTTGGTCGCGAGCCGAGGTTTTATGTGAACGTAAGCTATAACGGCAGCCCTTGGATCAATACCAGCGAAGGCGTGAAGGTTATTCAAACTTATTTCAGCGGCAACAGCGGTAAAAAGGGAACTTGGGATTTCTCTAGGACAGGCTACATTGCCCGTAAAAACCTGCATCCTAACAGTAACCCGCGTTTATCTCAATACGTTGCCCGGCCATATGTCATCATGCGCTATGCAGAAATATTGCTGAACTACGTGGAAGCTTTGAACGAGTCCGATCCCGGCAATCCCGATATCAAGTTTTACCTGGATATGATCCGCGAAAGAGCCGGTTTACCGGGCGTTGCAGCGGGCCTAAGCCAAACGGAAATGCGCAATAAAATCCATCACGAACGCCGTGTTGAATTGTGTCTTGAGAATATGCGCTATTTCGATACCCGCCGCTGGAAGATCGCGGAACAGACCGATGGCGGACCTTTCTACGGTATGAATGTTGACGCCGGTACCCGTGTGACCGATTTGGCTTTCTATCAAAGAACTGTTTTCGAGCGCCGCGTATTCCTGAAAGCATATTATTTCTTCCCGATCCCGCAATCCGAATTAGATCGCGATCGTAACCTGGTGCAAAACCCGGGATGGTAA
- a CDS encoding BT_3987 domain-containing protein, which produces MKKFIYILGIAAFSTGLSSCDKRADDVIDEIPDTYTMLYMPQAIDLPNEYTFNRSAAGDSIFYGAYLGGPRSFDTNIEVQFEIDQAKVAEYNKMNFTSYPVLPADSYEFTETSTVIPKGSQHSSTLKMKILSANLDGVGKFLLPITMKTSSQVNVNPSLETTYFLVDAQYLSNPFPVMDRAAWEIVDFSSEEATGEGANNGHAIHAFDDDPATFWTTQWKGAKPGPPHHITINMNADEKVHGFKFIGRIDNKTGEVRTTGNPRDIIVETSMDGSTWNYSEAFHLDNVLENTIYLSYAQDATYYRITINSSQSDNYLTHIAELYAF; this is translated from the coding sequence ATGAAAAAATTCATTTATATACTTGGGATCGCCGCTTTCTCAACCGGTTTATCCAGTTGCGATAAAAGGGCCGACGATGTTATCGATGAAATTCCGGATACATATACGATGTTGTATATGCCGCAAGCTATCGATTTACCGAATGAATATACTTTTAATAGATCCGCGGCAGGGGATAGCATTTTCTACGGCGCTTACCTGGGCGGCCCGAGATCTTTTGATACAAACATCGAAGTACAATTTGAAATCGACCAGGCAAAGGTGGCGGAATATAACAAGATGAACTTTACCAGCTACCCGGTGTTGCCGGCCGATAGCTATGAATTCACCGAAACATCGACCGTGATTCCGAAAGGCAGCCAGCATTCATCAACATTGAAGATGAAAATATTATCCGCTAACCTGGACGGTGTAGGTAAATTTTTATTACCGATCACGATGAAAACCAGTTCACAAGTCAATGTAAACCCCAGTTTGGAAACGACATATTTCTTGGTAGATGCGCAATATTTATCGAATCCTTTCCCGGTGATGGATCGCGCTGCTTGGGAAATTGTTGATTTTTCTTCAGAAGAAGCAACCGGTGAAGGTGCCAACAATGGTCACGCGATCCATGCTTTTGATGATGATCCGGCCACTTTCTGGACAACGCAGTGGAAAGGCGCCAAACCCGGCCCGCCACATCATATTACAATCAATATGAATGCTGATGAAAAAGTGCATGGTTTCAAATTTATTGGTCGTATCGACAATAAAACCGGGGAAGTACGCACCACCGGTAATCCTAGGGATATCATTGTTGAAACCAGTATGGACGGTAGTACTTGGAATTACAGCGAGGCTTTCCACCTGGATAACGTATTGGAAAATACGATCTACCTGTCGTATGCACAGGATGCAACATATTACAGGATTACGATCAACAGTAGCCAAAGCGATAATTATCTAACACATATTGCAGAGTTATACGCATTTTAA
- a CDS encoding endonuclease/exonuclease/phosphatase family protein → MRYWILILSILCLACSKSKNSNGGDPGDPPVEEKPKVKVMTYNIYGARASSGTPADLDMIAEVIKSENPDLVALQEVDAFTTRTGKDVHQARDLAKLTGMEWYFTKAMDLQGGEYGDAVLSKFPIKNATRYSLPVASGVGGETRSVALITVEKEGKEFHFASTHLDHLALEDNRILQANELKKIITSLQLPIIIAGDLNAKPESETMSIIKQYLTTGCIKQCPNTFPSDNPDRTIDYILYTPINKFSVQSYNSPNGYVASQSAYASDHRPVVAIFTLN, encoded by the coding sequence ATGAGATATTGGATTCTAATTTTGTCAATCTTATGCCTGGCCTGTAGCAAGTCGAAAAATTCTAATGGTGGGGATCCTGGAGATCCACCCGTTGAGGAGAAACCCAAGGTGAAGGTAATGACTTATAACATCTACGGTGCGCGTGCCAGCAGCGGTACCCCGGCCGATTTGGATATGATCGCGGAAGTAATCAAGTCGGAGAACCCGGACTTAGTGGCTTTGCAGGAAGTCGATGCTTTCACTACCAGGACTGGAAAAGATGTGCATCAAGCGAGGGATTTGGCAAAGTTGACAGGAATGGAATGGTATTTCACGAAAGCTATGGATTTGCAAGGCGGGGAATATGGAGATGCCGTATTGTCTAAATTCCCTATAAAGAACGCTACCAGGTATTCCCTCCCGGTTGCAAGCGGCGTAGGCGGGGAAACGCGCTCCGTAGCTTTGATCACGGTTGAAAAGGAAGGTAAAGAATTTCATTTTGCATCTACCCACCTGGACCACCTGGCACTGGAAGATAACCGCATTTTGCAGGCCAACGAGTTAAAGAAAATCATTACATCATTACAATTACCGATTATTATCGCCGGGGATCTAAATGCGAAGCCGGAATCGGAAACGATGTCTATCATCAAGCAATATTTAACAACGGGTTGCATCAAGCAATGCCCGAATACCTTCCCATCAGATAATCCCGATCGTACGATCGATTATATTCTTTACACACCTATCAACAAGTTCAGTGTTCAGTCCTACAATTCTCCAAATGGGTACGTGGCATCCCAAAGCGCTTATGCTTCTGATCATAGGCCGGTGGTTGCCATTTTTACCTTGAACTAA
- a CDS encoding c-type cytochrome: protein MKAKITVTLLLAAIATVTLCSLAIPLQEHNEKPKNLKVLPKKIDPKELISIMRGFNASLGVKCNFCHAKSADDPKKMDFASDANKHKGIARGMMKMTTKINKKFFGGAEAREVTCYTCHKGHKEPEKMTEEKES from the coding sequence ATGAAGGCAAAAATCACTGTTACATTATTGTTGGCTGCTATCGCCACCGTTACGCTTTGTTCATTGGCAATCCCTCTCCAGGAGCACAACGAGAAGCCAAAAAATTTGAAAGTATTACCTAAAAAAATTGATCCTAAGGAGCTGATAAGCATCATGAGGGGCTTTAATGCTTCGTTGGGTGTTAAATGTAACTTCTGCCATGCTAAGAGTGCGGATGATCCTAAAAAGATGGACTTTGCCAGCGATGCCAACAAACACAAAGGCATTGCGCGCGGCATGATGAAAATGACGACTAAGATCAATAAGAAGTTCTTCGGTGGCGCCGAAGCAAGGGAAGTAACTTGTTACACTTGCCATAAAGGACATAAAGAGCCGGAGAAGATGACGGAAGAAAAAGAATCCTAA
- a CDS encoding VOC family protein codes for MKTILTIFCLVSFSIVSAAQSKNHPTKTRSMKVNAGIITSKLAESKEFYTEVLQFGVLFENEFYLLLSDPEGNPVISFLLPEHPSQQALFQKAFQGRGMYLTIEVADVDTFYKEIQQKKVPIKIELRDEPWGDRHFAIEDPNGIGIDIVHYTEPGA; via the coding sequence ATGAAAACAATTTTAACGATCTTTTGCTTGGTTAGCTTTTCGATTGTTTCAGCGGCCCAATCAAAAAATCATCCAACAAAAACACGCAGTATGAAAGTAAATGCAGGTATTATTACATCCAAACTGGCAGAAAGCAAAGAGTTTTACACCGAAGTATTACAATTCGGTGTCCTCTTCGAAAACGAATTCTATCTATTGTTATCTGATCCCGAGGGCAATCCGGTAATCAGCTTCTTGCTGCCCGAACATCCGTCGCAGCAGGCTTTATTTCAAAAGGCATTCCAAGGCAGGGGCATGTACCTCACGATCGAGGTAGCGGATGTAGACACTTTTTACAAGGAAATACAACAAAAGAAAGTGCCTATCAAAATTGAATTGAGGGATGAACCTTGGGGCGACCGTCATTTTGCGATCGAAGATCCCAACGGTATTGGGATTGACATCGTTCATTATACTGAGCCGGGGGCCTAG